The Sardina pilchardus chromosome 24, fSarPil1.1, whole genome shotgun sequence nucleotide sequence CAATTGCACAGGTTGCAAAATCAGACATCCAAttgctattcttttttttcgcAATGTTTTaactgtattgaacagataacACCATTGCAttcttattttctctatttttgaacttGGTGTAATATGATCTTATTGATAAGTGATTTCACTTGATGTTTACTGCTGTAAAGTAacaatacatgtatgtgtgctttttcAGTCTCTGTTGGCTAAGCAACCGCCTGTCACAGCTGGCAGACCAgtggtgagtctctctctctctctctctctctctctctctctctctatttctatttctccctctttctctctctttctctctctctctgtaagttTGGAGATATTCCAGTATCGTGATGAATTCTAAtagtgttttatttgtgtgtgtgtgtgtgtgtgtgtaggaccccACCAACAGAGCCCCGACTGGCTCCCCGCGGACCAGCAACCGTTCTGCGGCGGCTAACGTGGCTAACGTCATGCCCATGCAATCAGGTACCAAGAAGATTGATCCCAACATGAAAGGTGTGTATGAGACCGGCCCCTGAGGATGCAGGCCTTCccacctctctatctttcccttctttttctctctttccattctttttctcttttctctttatttatttatttcgctCTTTTCTTTACTTTACTCTTTTATcccattatttttctttcatttctctttcctttcttgcttattctttctttctctcccatcttttctctctctgttcttcctttctttctcctgtactccttctcttccttcctcttcctccatcctcgCGGTGTCATCACTCCGTTCTGACTGGGATCACATTAGATCTGATCAGATCAGATCTCTCCTCGGTGAGATGAACTCGGGCTCTCTGCTCTCCCCGCCTCTGCTGAtgcttctcttctctgattggcccCTGTTGCCAGACTCCTCTCTTCATTGGACTGTTCAGctgtctttatctttctctttttggccCGTGTTGGCATAGTTTTGGTTGATGCTGCCAGTTTACAGAGAGTGTATGTTTTCTGGGAGATTGAATGGTAATGTTGCGTGTCTCTTGATGTTTcagttgttagtgtgtgtgtgtgtgtgtatgtatgtgtgttttatcacaTGGTGATCTGTGAGATAAAAtgatgaccgtgtgtgtgtctgagagaggtaatggtgtaggtgtgtgcgtgtgtgtgtgtgtgtgtgtgtgtgtgcgcacgtgtgtgcgtgtgcatgtgcatgtgcggaCGTGTTTTAGGTGAGGTATGAattttgtgtatgcatgttgcaGGAGGTCAAACCAGTGAAGGGGTGCTGGCGAACTTCTTCAACAGTCTACTCACGAAGAAGGCGGGGTCACCTGGGCCAGGTGGACAACCAGCCACGGGCAGCAGCACGCCGGGCACAGTCAGGAAGTCAGGtaggagcccacacacacacacacacacacacacacacacacacacacacacacacacccagactcctttatacacacatgctctttattttgcttttgtATCTTTTagcgtgtgtgcgttcgtgcttGCGTGCGTACGCAGATTCTAGAGACTAATTCAGGGTTCCTATGGGTCATCGAATTTTGGGTCAGGAAATGTTATCATTTTGAGTCATGGAATATCATGGATgtcatggaatatcagggaattttcTTGCATCAGTTTAAATTGTACTTGCCAAAATACATTCATTCAAATAGATTTCCTCTTGGTGTTTATCTGGTTATTAGCTTTACTGCTTGTTTGAGAAGTCGTGGTTAGCCAAATGTGTATTCAATGGCAATTTATTCATTTCCCACtataaaaaagtaaaatattTTTCAATGGTATCGACAATCTGTAAAATCTTTGGTCGGAATATTCTACAATTTATTGTATAGTAGGTCATGGAACCCTGCTAATTGTTATGAGGTGGCAGTGTTTTGTTCCTGTATGTTCTAAGATGAGTCTTTGTTTTGGTTCCTTAGGTTCTAAACTGGGACTGACAGACGTACAAGCTGAACTAGATCGGATCTCCAGCAAATCAGAACTGGATTCCGCCAACTCCACCACGCCCCCCGCAGAAAACGACCAATCATGAAAAGGGGGAGGGGACACGCACATTATGCTCCACCTCCTGATTCACTGCTCTCCACTCACCTTTACCTTTACCTGCCCATTACCTGTCCTCCCCTTACACACCTGCGCTTGTGCTTTGAGACAACTAACAGCTGCATGCTGTGAGAacggcctctctctctaccacaccCATACagaatactgacacacacacacttacacactctactcacacacacatacacacacacacactatactcacacacacgtacacacttttgttacacaacacacacctaaaactgacacacacacacacacacacacacacacacacacacacacacacacactctcttactttTGTGgcctgtttgtttctctgtttctctgtgagtcaagagggagggcgggagggaggtagagaggtgtgtgtgtgtgtgtgtgtgtgtgtgtgtgtgtgtgtgtgtgtgtgtgtgtgtgcttttgaagCAGCTGGGGATGAATAGACAGATATTTTGGGGAAGAAGAGCTCATGTGTAGAGGTTAGTGTGTAGAGGTAgtttctcatctcatctcatctttcTTTCCTTGGTTTTTCTGTTCAccggcctcctctctctctctggagtgcgtgggggagggtggggaggggtggagagagatggaggggatgTGATCCCACAACAGTCCTGCAGGGCGCAGCGTTTCACAAACTAACGCTTTCAAAAGGGAATTTGGGCTCTGAGCCCTTGTGGAGGTGGGGTCAATGAAACACCActgcaatgtgtgtttgtgtgtgtttgtgtgtgtgtgtggaggggtgagagagtgggaatgtatgtgtgtatttgagtatgTCACAGCTgatactgacaaacacacacacacacaagtcgtgtaacacatacctcacacatacatacatgcatacacacacataaatacatcagttgttttttttcacatggagaATACCACTGTTGAGTTCAGAAAGGAATTGTTTTGGCTTGAACTTTGCTTTTTTATTTACGTGTCCTAGTCAGTATTCTGGAACAGTGTTTTGGGTAAAACTCTAAAGGTCAGGTGAGACAGAAAGTTGTGTCACACAGGGGAGGAAATGAATCTGATGGAGAAGTTTGCAGGCGTCCGTGAGTTaaaaatagattaaaaaaaaaacaaaaaaaaacgtaatccctttttctttctctcctcccctggagtgtgttgtgtggagaGTCCATCGCGGATAACAGTGACGGCGACGCCCAAACTAATCACTGTCTGTGATTCTCCCCTGCTGTATAGGTCAAAGTTAAGGGTTCAAAGGTCATGTGAGGGATGAAGTGGGGTGTTCGGAGGTAGAACGTTTGATGGCCTATGAGAGGCAAGGAACTCAAGGAACTTGTTATTGGACGGAAAGTGTTCGAAGGGAAGTGATCGAAACCGGTTGTAGGTGGCGAGCGGGGATTGTTGGAGTTGGTTGTAAGTGGAAAGAGAAGATTGTAAGTGGGAAGTGTTGGAACCGCCTCTAGAGGGCAAGAGAGGATCGTTGGAACCGCCTCTAGAGGGCAAGAGAGGATCGTTGGAACAGCCTCTAGAGGGCAAGAGAGGATCATTAGAACCACCTAGGGCAAGAGAGGATCTTTGGAACAGCCTCTAGAGGGCAAGAGAGGATCATTAGAACCGCCTAGGGCAAGAGAGGATCTTTGGAACAGCCTCTAGAGGGCAAGAGAGGATCGTTAGAAGTGGTACTAGGTGGACAGATGAGTGTGTTTAGAACCGGTTCTAGATGGGTAGTGAGGAAGTCATGTTGGAGCAGAAATATGTTCAGTATTGAAATAGAATTGAAATCCATTGAGAGCCTCAgagaacaacaaaacacacacacacacacacacacacacacacacactacgtggTAGTCAGGGAGAATTGTTGATCCACTTGTCTGTGGGAATTGTTGAAGACAGACACGTCATCCAGTCAGACTCAGACCTAGAGGTCTGTGGGGAGGAGATCCCGCCTCCACACACTGTTCTCCAATGGGATCTCACGCTCTGCATCTGCGGTGGACCTGGGCCGGGGATGGGCCGTAGTCTAGAACCAGCAGAACGTTGGCTGAGCTTCGCATACCATCATCCTGACAGCACTGACTCTGTAGTAACATGCGTGCGCAGCTGGGcagttgtgtatgagtgtgtgtgtgtgtgtgtgtgtgtgtgtgtgcgtgcgcgcattcgcgtgtgtctgtctgtgtgtgtgtgcgaacgcACGCATGCCtgtttgtacctgtgtgtgtgtgtgtgtgtgtgtgtgtgcgcctacttgtttctgtttctgtgtgtctgtgtgtgtatatctgcacatacctacgtgtgtgtgtgtgtgctcgcgtgcgtgcatgcctacttgtttgtttgtctgtgtgtgtgtgtgtgcgagtgcgtgcctacttgtttgtttgtttgtttgtgtgtgtgtgtgcgtgtgtgcgcgtgcgtgcgtgtgtttgtgtgtgtgcacatacctgtgtgtgtgtgtgtgtgtgtgtgtgtgtgtgaggtggaaaGTAGACATGTACAGATAATGTTACTGTAAACGCTAGTCATTAGTTGcagaggtggtgggggtgaagGGGGTGGGGTGATGTGTCACTCCTGGAGAATGTACAGTCATCGTCAAActtgaagaaaacaaaaagaacaaaaaaaataataaaactgCAAACACGGTCCTGTTATTTCTCACGCCGTAGTGATGTTTGTATGgatcaggtctgttgtcattctaTTAAAGGTGTATTTattggaaaaaagaaagaatttgAAGTTTTGTTATACTCCGTCTACAGTATGGGCTACCGGTATTTTGACAGTGACCTTTTTCTGATAAGTGTCTGATCAAGACATATCTTATACTTTGGTAGTTTCTTTATACCCACTAGTAGTCCATACaattagcctggctatcaccagaccaagtcCAAACTTTAGAGatttagtctggggagtctgcgctgtgttactactgcacaagagacgtGATCAACGGGAAtatttcaaatgactctgtacgcttggatagtccttcaaccaatcagaccaatgatttGGGTGTGTCAAGTGgctaagccagtttgtgattggtccctgcgAAATTGAAACGTAAGCAGacgagataaatgtgcaggtttccagcgtGAGCTGCAAATTGAAATCCAATCATCGGCAGATTCGGAAGGGTTCTCCCAGTCTACCATAAaatactaaaacacacaaaatgtactcTAGGTTTGTATCCAGAGtcaaggtgctctaagcgatgttgggttcacttctgttgatgttgaaacaaaacaaagagctAGCTCGCCCCTCCCTCCTGTGCAATAGAAACTCCTGAACACGCATCTCGTCGGTGACTTATACTCTATCAAATTATTTCTAAATTCTTATTAAAaatatttccccttggggatcaataaagtatctatctatctatctatctataaaatactaaaacacacaaaaatttACTCTAGGTCTGTATCCACATTAATACAACCGTAACCATTGTTTAGTACTGAATATGAAGTAGTCATGAGTGTTACGGTTTGTTTTTGTAGAtcttagcagacactttgaCATCAATAAACATAAAGTTAACATTAGAATGAACAGTTTAAAGTCATAATGCTTTAATAAGAAACACAATATAGATTATCCTGAAGATCCTGAAAACAATCTCTAGATTGAAAGGTAATCTATCTATTAACACATCTTCACTAATAATAAACAAGAACAATGATACATTAAGTAGCTGGTGCTCCCTGTCAGTAGGAGGTTTTCCATGGacacttttattccgattggAATTGAAATAACACATAGTCTATGAACACCTTGATCGGAATAAAACAGCCGATCCGATTTCAGGatttcaatcggaatgaaagaggCGGTGTATTCCGTTCTTAATCTGATTTAACTGCCATGTTTAGGGTAAATCGGATTGCCCGCTGTAGTTTCTCAATCAAGAGCAAAGCACCAATGGCTCTTCCCATCAAATTATCTAAAGTGCACCTGAACAGAATAGAATGTACGCCATGTAAACAGATGATACAAGattttcagaatcagaatcagctttttccattaaaaaatACTGTCCATGCAAACCCACCCAAActgatctgtgtgtttgagtcattCTGTGTTGATGACCTGATCGTTGGTTGAGTTGTAGGAAGTTGTGAGTGAACTTCCTGTTTTcagaaacctttttttttttttttcaaaaatagGACATGGACGTTAGGCTGACCGCATCAGACTTCATctaaagagaggaaaggaaaataaatgtcatggatgtatgagtgtgtgagagagagagaaagagaaatatacATAATTAGCAACAATAGTAAATATATTCAAATCTAGTTTTAAGCACTTGGAATAAAGACTTAAGTTAATTTAATCTTATCCTATAATTAGTCAGCATGTCAGCTCAGGGCATCATGTAGTCCAATACAAATATATGTAAATGTATATAATAACATGTACATCTTTAACCACTGAACCCTTGGCTCTTTTTGGAGTAAACAATAACTGGACAAACATTAATGAAGGGAAATGTTTGTGAGTTTTGATATGCAGATGTGTAGCCGTCAATCTGTGTATGGGAGACCGACTTACCATTGATGTGGGGGGACAGCTTTGAGTGTACGGGCTGGAAAGAGATGGCTATGCTGGCAgcaaacagtaaacacaccGTCAGACCCAGCATCTGTTACAGGAGCAGAGGACAGAGGACAGTGATAAATaaaagaacagaggagagattaaataaaagaaagaagagtgatagataagagaaaagagagagagagagaggagaaaataatGATAGATAAGAGAGAAGAGTGACAGGGGAGAGTGAAacgtagagaggagagaatataGTCTGgctttcaccatactaagatcaatcttttaggactgaacattagtatggggagtctgcgcttcatttctattgcacaagagaccaatcagaccaacgatccggtgcatcttttggacaagctagtttgtgattggacatTTTAACATATTATGCAAAACATAGGAGATGCATGTGCTTCTTATGCATTccatatgttaaaatatgtatttgtAAGTATGTATGCCTTTTGCTAAGGGTTTGTCTATGACGTGTATAATTTAAGTGGTCATTATTGCACAACAGAGATTCTGGTAAACAGCGTCGACCACGTTCAAGGAAAAGGGGAAGAGCTGTTGGCTGGTGggtgggagtgtgagagagtcgCTTACTGAGGCGGCCACGAGCATGTCCGTGTCATAACTCTTCAGCGCAGCCGCACAGGACGCAGGAAAGACACACAGGAGTGCCACTGTATCTAAAACAAACTCctaacacacacgtacacaaacacacgcacgcacacataaacacacgcacacacacacacacgcatttaatgtatgcaaactGCAAATTCTGTTCATGCAAACCGTCGACCCTCAAAAACCGAAGAACTGCCATtaatgttattgttattgctattgttgttgttgttgttgttgttgttgtaccgTTACACTCCAGCTGATGCAGGGAAGTCTGCTTGGCAGCCCC carries:
- the LOC134073244 gene encoding CKLF-like MARVEL transmembrane domain-containing protein 7, which gives rise to MATDTEGVLNLKYLISAQGILKIIQLVFLLAAFLITHLSRYTSALNTYLFFQIITLGVFSAIFLFLVVTALGLPSRLPCISWSVTEFVLDTVALLCVFPASCAAALKSYDTDMLVAASMLGLTVCLLFAASIAISFQPVHSKLSPHINDEV